The window CtaagcgagagtaagtgaattttggcttagcgagctgggcatgctaagcgcgagaagagacaaacAACTTGCTGGGCGAGCTGGCGACGCGCTGGGCAAGCAAATCTCTGactgatcctcttctagggtttcccaacacgctaagcgagttgtgtgcctcgcttagcggatgtcacTCGATAAGCGCATATACCTCGCTTAGTGAGACATCAGCTTcttgaaccttctcttcttttagtctgaaattgaagtggtttcaacattaattcacaaaatgagagtatttactatataaaatcaaactaaacatgaaaatatgttcaattcctacaaaaagaaccataaattgaagGTAAAGCGCTATTTTTGTGcaaatattcaatacaaaacttAGTCGTAATTAGCGACTAACACACCCTATGTTTTTTAAGTTACAATTGATACCCCTtcctttttttacattagttttaCCATCTTTCTGTTAACGTTGTTAACTAACGTCAAgtgaaatatgtaaaaatacAGAATTGTTCTAACATCTTTGTTAAATACTGAATAACAAATCAACAATTGACCTTGTGAATGGATCTTTCTTAAGGCAATGACAGTTTCTTCGCTTTAATATATGACTCCTACTTCATTGTTGTTAACACTTAAAGATACATCTCTTGATTGAGATATTATATCAAACACCTAGccatcaaaaataaatatttcaaagaaaagagttaaaaatacaaatttaggaGCAAAATACTAAAATTCGAGGTAAATAATCATATTCAATCAATAGACATCGCTGGAAATACGTTCAACAAAAATGCAGCAACCAaatgacccaacacgcaccaaaaaaattgaattaaaaagaaaaagaaaatatgttaaCACATGGGTATCAATAAGGTGAATTCACCTCCAACAAAAAGTTTGATTCACTAAAAGTCATGTAACTAACATGTGTCTACtttctattaaattattaaaaagtgtTTAAGAAGGAGAAAATCTGGATATAATACTTTCTGTTAATTATTAAACAGTGTTTAGGAGAAGAGAAAATCTAATTATAAtgtaaactaaataattaagagattttttatatcataaaaaaatatcatatgcaattaaaaaaaaaagaaatacgaatataatttattcttatatataaatagatgGAATGTAACGTGCATGACCTCCTTAATTCTCGTAGGGTGCATTGGTTTTTAACAgttcttaataataaaatgttaatgGCAGATAGATACCGAAGGTGTATTGtgttcacaaagtatcaaataactttttaatttaagcACTAATCCACCTGTAACCATAAACATAGTGTTGAAAAATTACACTATAAACAGTGGTTATgagttttgtattttctctcaTTAGAGTATGACCCGTGTTGTAGTCGGTGATGGTGGTGTTCTGCTCACCAAATTTGTCCTTCAATGTAGCTTCTAAGTAGGTGAGAGTTTTTCTAGTAAGAATCCTGCGCATCTCAATGCTCCGGTTCTTGCATTTCTAACTCATCAATAAAATTCATTTCCTCAATTTTCTGGGAAATTTTGGAAATAACACTTTTTCTTTAATCTTTTGTTCTCTTTCAAACCAAAACAACAAGGAGGTTTGCCGGCAGACTTGTTTCATGTGGCTGGTTGGAATGCTAGTTCAAGTAGGTGGAGATGCAAAGTGTGGGTAATATGCTTGGTGATTTAGGTGAACGTGTAGTGAGTATTGAGTAGGTCCCAACTAAGATGGTGTTCCCCTATTCTCTCTCACAATTGTTATTCAATGCTcgtgtaaaattttatttaaagagatAAAACTTGGAATAAATCTCAATTTGTAAACTTAATTTAACTTGAACCTGCAAACTTCAATCTAAagatatgtttaaaaaatatgtattgaaCTTCATTGTGCATGTTatttggtttttgttaatttctttcaaaaaaaagttacaattcAAACTCCAAAGGCTttcttttttgtctaatttGATCCAAGTTAGTTAGTACAACAAAAAGTTTAAAAGGCCTAAGTTGAGATTTTAACTGACCCTGTGGACATGACGTGTAAGAAACATACAACtctgtatttaatattttgatgtACCTAAAGTAGGAAATGAATTGAAGCATAAAAAGCACGTGCTTCTTATGAGAAATGGGCATGAGGAAATGGTGCAGTTGGAGCAGTGTGGGACCAGCACAGCCTATGGAATCAATGAAAGCCTCTTCCTCTTGTAAGTGTTAAAAGTACAATTAGCAACAAACCTTGCATATCCACACCCTCACTTGCTCCTAAGCCATACAATACAAAAAAgtcgtttttttattttttttattttcaaccatGGCTGGTGTGAACCCCGAGGCAGGAGGGTGGAAGGCTTATCCTTCTGTTATGGAGACTGCTCTTGATAGTGGTGATGGAAGGAGTCATCATAACATGAGTGATGATGGGTCGGTGATGCATTTCTCTGCTAcaaggtgtgtgtgtgtgttttgtgtcTTTAATCTTAACTCAATATGCTTATATGTTTGTTTCTCTATTTCTTTGTATTATTATATTCCCACACCCACAACTCCATGTTGTGTTTCCTTATTTGATGACTTATTTCTTGTCCTTTTTACCCCTCTCCATGTGCAATTACCCAACTGGGGGGACTCCTTGTTTGGTTAAAGGTTTCAAATTTCTGTGGATACTATACTTAGTGTGAGATGAGAACCTATTTGGTCTTGGATTCAGCAGCTTTTATGGGGATTTAGTTCATGAAAAGAAGACAGACATCCATGTCTGAAAATGGATTTTGGGCCAATTTGAATAAacttttgaataaatatttttgaagaaaataagaggtaaaatgaatcaaatttaccctataaattaaaattaacttatgaacCTCAAGTTTTGGAGAGGTTAGATGAGAgatcttctaaaaaaaattggtgcATAAGCTGACTTTATCTTGCAAGGGAAGTTTGATTTAAGTTATTTTAGATAAAAGTTAGGTACATGTTTTTGGAAAATTCAAAGCACATTCCCGAATTATTATGTCCTTTATGAACATAAGAAAGTTACTAGCTATGATATGGAAATGAATTCAAAGAAGGAGCTGAATTTGGGGCTATACTATATTATAGTGTGCTTGTTGGTCCTCATTTGAAGTCAGTGCTTCAggtttgctgttttttttttacccctTCTATTTAGATAAAAGATTCTGTGCATTGATTCACCTGCATAAAGGATAAAGCCTCCGGGAAGACAAGCCTCCCTAAGATGGAAATAAAtgctaaaaaaatgagttttgaaCCTTTGACTTCACACTTGTTTAATTAACCTTGTCAAGACTAATATCTTGATACATATATTTTGGTCTCTCAAGCAACATCACAAAGAACCTACTTATACTGAATCGTTGAGACTTCACAATCAATTATTGAATAAATAGTTTACCAATCTAGAAAATGTAGGAAAGCTAAATATAATTCTTGAAAAATCAAGTCACATAGTACAGTCTCTATCAATGTCAAACTTATGGATAATTTTTAGTGTTTGCTTTCCCCTTCAGGTCAGTGGCAGTGCCATCATCTGGACAGAATAAAGTGATTCCTAGTCCAACTCAGTTTAGCATCCTCTATAAGGGGAAAATGTGTATCTATGAAGGAATTCCTGCAGAAAAGGTAACTCCTAGCTTGTTAAAAGATGATGTAATAAATGAATATTACGTAAGTTAGTGTCTATGATGGAATTTATACTTGTTATGATATTGAGAcaactcatattttatttactaacaGGTGCGTGAAATAATGTTGATTGCTTCTGTCTCTGCTAAGTCTGCTGAAATGAAGAGTGGGATCCGATTGACTTCATTCATTCCCAAAAGCCCTTCTTCTTCACAGGGAAACTCTACTAATTTGCCTTCACCCCAATCAGTCAAGAGTTCCATTCGCAGGCTGCAAGATGGTAACTCTCTTGTTATTGCACTAGATTTATATTTAGATGATTTTCTAACAACTTTCTTGTATGGCATTCTGTGTTCACTATTCAgtaattctcttttattttgatgcaCTAATAGTTTAAGtctattttggttttttcttgATGTCACTCTTCAGAATTTCCACTGGCTCGAAGGCAATCACTTCAAAGATTTCTTGAGAAGAGAAGAAACAGGTACAGTACTAGCAACCTTTCCTCTTTAGTGCTGTCTCTAATCAGTTTGGAATTTCCAATATTGTATTTGATATCATGAATCACTCTCTTTAATGTATGTCAAAATTTATTGGAACTATAAATCATGAATGGAATTCATAAAGTCAGGAGTCACATCCACATAATTTTGTGAtctctaacaaattttaattgcaTATGCTATAAAGTGTATTAGAAAGAATGTTAGAGTGTTTTGCTAACATTTCTCTCGATATTACATATGCTAGTTCTGTTAttgactcttttttttcttgaaaaaggtTGGCTAACAAATCCCCCCATGCCTTAACAAAAAATGTGGTTCACAACCCAGACAAGGGCTTTTCTCCTGACGACACGCCAGATTTTGGTTTGTTGAACTTGAACTTTCAGAGGAGGGATTTCAGCCCCGTGGTGCTGCCTCTTTAAGGCAACTGGTGTTGGTTCTGCTCTATATGTTCTGGAATTGCATGTGCATGCATGTAGACCCAAAGAAACTAATATAACTGTGTTATGTTCTCGAGACCATATTTTATGCCTAATTAGTGAACTTGAATGTGTCAACTATGACATGAAAGTTGGGTTAGTTTGGATAATAATGCGTAGAAAATATTCATTATGCACAGAAACTGTCCCTTTTTAAATGTGTTTGGACAATTTGATTATCGATTGGGTTGTAACATCATAGCTGCTTCGTATTTTGGTTGTTCTACCATGTacgatttgattttttttttaaaaacacggataagacatttcaagaaaattatatgtattaaactcaaaaagaaaaaagagaactaTGCATTGCATcaattcataattcataataatttaaatgataatttataattgaatgagtgtataaaattattttatactatcagtaaatatgcattaaacttgcaaaagaagaaaagattaTACATTCATagtataaaaacattttatgcAAATCATGATAGTATATATGTA of the Glycine max cultivar Williams 82 chromosome 13, Glycine_max_v4.0, whole genome shotgun sequence genome contains:
- the LOC100306282 gene encoding CCT motif and tify domain-containing protein is translated as MAGVNPEAGGWKAYPSVMETALDSGDGRSHHNMSDDGSVMHFSATRSVAVPSSGQNKVIPSPTQFSILYKGKMCIYEGIPAEKVREIMLIASVSAKSAEMKSGIRLTSFIPKSPSSSQGNSTNLPSPQSVKSSIRRLQDEFPLARRQSLQRFLEKRRNRLANKSPHALTKNVVHNPDKGFSPDDTPDFGLLNLNFQRRDFSPVVLPL